The following are encoded in a window of Amaranthus tricolor cultivar Red isolate AtriRed21 chromosome 2, ASM2621246v1, whole genome shotgun sequence genomic DNA:
- the LOC130805351 gene encoding GDSL esterase/lipase APG-like translates to MQPVTQHPQFTTLQTPHFLVIITPKKKVKMGMKFEGIIWGIILLFSLFVVLSNAQGLVPAIFTFGDSSVDVGNNDYIATIFKADYPPYGRDFINHKPTGRFCNGKLATDITADTLGFTTYPAAYLSPQASGKNLLIGANFASAGSGYDDKTALLSKAISLSQQLEFYKEYQGKLAKVAGSSKAKSIIKDGLYLVSFGSSDWIQNYYVNPWVNKLYSPDEYASYLVGIFSSFIQELYGLGARKIGVTSLPPIGCVPATITLFGFHQEGCVSNFNSDAQNFNKKLTSTASKLSKQHSDLNLVVFDIYQPFYDLIQNPSKSGFAEARRGCCGTGLVETTSFLCNPKSIGTCRNASQYVFWDSVHPSEAANQVLADTLITQGIALIG, encoded by the exons ATGCAGCCAGTAACACAACACCCTCAATTCACTACATTACAAACACCAcattttttagtaattattactccaaaaaaaaaagtaaaaatgggGATGAAATTTGAAGGTATAATTTGGggtattattttgttattttcccTTTTTGTAGTATTGAGCAATGCTCAAGGGTTAGTTCCTGCTATCTTTACATTTGGTGATTCTTCAGTTGATGTGGGTAACAATGATTATATTGCCACAATTTTCAAGGCTGATTATCCTCCTTATGGTAGAGATTTTATCAATCATAAGCCTACTGGCAGGTTTTGTAATGGCAAATTAGCAACTGATATTACTG CTGATACTCTGGGCTTCACAACTTACCCAGCAGCATATTTAAGTCCACAAGCATCAGGAAAGAACCTTCTTATTGGTGCTAATTTTGCGTCGGCTGGTTCAGGTTATGATGACAAAACAGCACTTCTCAGT AAAGCAATTTCATTGTCACAACAGCTAGAATTTTACAAAGAGTACCAAGGAAAGCTGGCAAAGGTAGCAGGCAGTAGCAAAGCAAAGTCAATCATAAAAGATGGTCTCTATCTAGTTTCTTTTGGAAGTAGTGATTGGATTCAAAATTATTATGTCAACCCTTGGGTCAACAAATTATACTCCCCTGATGAATATGCTTCCTACCTTGTTGGCATTTTCTCAAGTTTCATTCAG GAATTGTATGGATTAGGAGCAAGGAAAATTGGTGTAACTTCACTTCCTCCAATAGGTTGTGTACCAGCAACCATAACCCTCTTTGGGTTCCATCAGGAAggttgtgtgtcaaatttcaaCTCGGACGCACAAAATTTCAATAAGAAGCTCACCTCAACAGCTTCTAAACTATCTAAGCAGCATTCTGATCTTAATCTTGTTGTTTTCGACATTTATCAGCCCTTTTACGATTTAATTCAAAATCCTTCCAAGTCTG GATTTGCGGAGGCTAGAAGAGGATGCTGTGGAACAGGACTAGTTGAGACAACATCTTTTCTTTGTAATCCAAAGTCGATTGGAACGTGCAGAAATGCTAGCCAGTACGTGTTTTGGGATAGTGTACATCCTTCTGAAGCGGCTAATCAGGTTCTCGCGGATACCCTCATTACCCAAGGCATCGCCCTCATCGGTTAA